A genome region from Syntrophorhabdaceae bacterium includes the following:
- a CDS encoding GNAT family N-acetyltransferase, giving the protein MDLMEPVKLRILTIKDLDAVTEIDYSLLGKKRREYWETRLEHAETSGVPSLAAEVNGKVIGFILGSASGWEFGIPESVGWIDTIGVVKEYQKKGIARLLFKELYSMFKKVGVDTIYVFVHWKDWDLLQFFDKMGFKRGDMINFQLDI; this is encoded by the coding sequence ATGGATTTGATGGAACCGGTTAAATTGAGGATTTTAACGATAAAAGACCTTGATGCGGTAACCGAGATTGATTATTCTCTTTTGGGTAAAAAGAGAAGGGAGTACTGGGAGACCAGGCTCGAACACGCGGAGACGTCCGGCGTCCCGTCTCTGGCAGCAGAGGTGAACGGAAAGGTCATTGGTTTTATTCTTGGCAGCGCCAGCGGGTGGGAATTCGGGATACCTGAGAGTGTGGGGTGGATCGATACTATCGGCGTTGTGAAAGAGTACCAGAAGAAAGGGATTGCACGGCTTCTTTTCAAAGAGCTTTACTCAATGTTTAAAAAGGTCGGCGTTGACACGATCTATGTATTCGTTCACTGGAAAGACTGGGACCTCCTCCAGTTTTTCGACAAGATGGGGTTCAAACGCGGCGACATGATAAATTTTCAACTGGACATCTAA
- a CDS encoding alpha/beta hydrolase, whose translation MPFVKINNLQVYYEVHGEGEAMILMHHGFGSTRIWNDIHPRFTAQGYKVVIYDRRGYGRSERGDDFQVFYETDRYRPESVEELRTLKEILGIKECHLVGQCEGGVVGVDYAVKYPQEVKTLTVASTQCYGEVTMIELNKMKFPANFTDLEPRLQTKMVEWHGEKAEVNYNQFVKYGGAYGVEYFNLRPALPLVTCPTLVIYPDRSAIFRVEQSVTLYRHLQKGELAVFPKCGHNTYEQRPEDYARTVLDFMARHKGKGDVQDRQSVTCLA comes from the coding sequence ATGCCATTTGTGAAAATCAATAATCTCCAGGTCTATTATGAGGTCCACGGCGAGGGTGAGGCAATGATCCTCATGCATCATGGTTTCGGCAGTACCAGGATCTGGAATGATATTCATCCGAGATTTACAGCTCAGGGTTACAAGGTGGTCATATACGACCGCCGGGGTTACGGCAGGTCGGAACGGGGGGATGATTTCCAGGTCTTTTATGAAACTGACCGCTACCGGCCGGAGAGCGTGGAGGAGTTGAGGACATTAAAAGAGATCCTCGGCATAAAGGAGTGCCATCTTGTGGGGCAATGTGAAGGCGGCGTTGTCGGCGTCGACTACGCAGTCAAATATCCACAGGAGGTGAAGACCCTGACCGTTGCCAGCACCCAATGCTACGGCGAAGTGACCATGATTGAACTCAACAAGATGAAATTTCCGGCAAATTTTACAGACCTGGAACCCAGGCTGCAGACAAAGATGGTTGAATGGCACGGAGAGAAGGCAGAGGTCAATTACAATCAATTTGTCAAATACGGCGGCGCGTACGGCGTAGAATATTTTAACCTCCGTCCCGCCCTGCCGTTGGTCACCTGTCCCACCCTGGTAATCTATCCTGACCGCAGTGCGATCTTCCGCGTAGAACAGTCGGTTACCTTGTACCGCCACCTTCAAAAGGGAGAACTGGCTGTCTTTCCGAAATGCGGCCACAACACATATGAGCAGCGACCCGAGGACTATGCCCGCACTGTCCTGGATTTCATGGCGAGACACAAAGGCAAAGGAGACGTACAGGACCGCCAGTCTGTGACATGCTTAGCCTGA